The proteins below come from a single Balaenoptera acutorostrata chromosome 2, mBalAcu1.1, whole genome shotgun sequence genomic window:
- the SMIM44 gene encoding small integral membrane protein 44 encodes MPALAVEEGMEGWSPASPLYEEYRPPPLDTIRLPRYALYLLLAAFLVVAVAYAIVGHLIKDLAHDLADWAFGPKPDQEDAPRELPESPEGEDLEELDLQLALAWRVDEDAAQGGEGAPAEAPAQPRRHPSIAFKDPPAQSSFWKLG; translated from the exons ATGCCAGCGCTGGCAGTCGAGGAGGGGATGGAGGGCTGGAGCCCGGCCTCGCCACTCTATGAGGAGTACCGCCCGCCGCCGCTGGACACCATCCGCCTCCCCAGGTACGCTCTGTACCTGCTGCTGGCTGCGTTCCTGGTGGTGGCCGTAGCCTACGCCATTGTCGGGCATCTCATCAAGGACCTCGCCCACGACCTGGCCG ACTGGGCATTCGGCCCGAAGCCGGACCAGGAGGATGCCCCCCGAGAGCTGCCCGAGAGCCCCGAGGGCGAGGACCTGGAGGAGCTGGACCTGCAGCTGGCGCTGGCCTGGCGGGTTGACGAGGACGCTGCTCAGGGCGGCGAGGGGGCCCCCGCAGAAGCCCCCGCCCAGCCCCGTCGCCACCCCTCCATCGCCTTCAAAGACCCACCAGCCCAAAGCTCCTTCTGGAAGCTGGGCTGA
- the DOHH gene encoding deoxyhypusine hydroxylase encodes MVTEQEVEGVGQTLVDPQKPLQARFRALFTLRGLGGPAAISWISRAFSDDSALLKHELAYCLGQMQDSRAIPVLVAVLRDTRQEPMVRHEAGEALGAIGNPEVLEILKQYSTDPVIEVAETCQLAVRRLEWLQQHSGEPVAQGPYRSVDPAPSAEERDVGRLRGALLDEARPLFDRYRAMFALRDAGGEEAALALAEGLRCGSALFRHEIGYVLGQLQHEAAVPQLVEALARPTENPMVRHECAEALGAIARPACLAALRAHAADPERVVRESCEVALDMYEYETGSAFQYADGLEHLHPPPS; translated from the exons ATGGTGACGGAGCAGGAGGTGGAGGGCGTGGGGCAGACGCTGGTGGACCCCCAGAAGCCCCTGCAGGCCCGCTTCCGGGCGTTGTTCACACTGCGCGGGCTCGGGGGTCCAGCAGCCATCTCCTGGATCAGCCGGGCCTTCAGCGACGACTCGGCCCTGCTCAAGCACGAGCTGGCCTACTGCCTGGGCCAGATGCAGGACTCGCGGGCCATCCCCGTGCTGGTGGCCGTGCTGCGTGACACCCGCCAGGAGCCCATGGTGCGCCACGAGGcag GGGAGGCCCTGGGGGCCATTGGGAACCCAGAGGTGCTGGAGATCCTGAAGCAGTACTCCACCGACCCTGTCATCGAG GTGGCAGAGACGTGCCAGCTGGCCGTCCGGCGGCTGGAGTGGCTGCAGCAGCACAGCGGGGAGCCGGTGGCTCAGGGGCCCTACCGCTCCGTGGATCCGGCCCCGTCCGCCGAGGAGCGCGACGTGGGGCGGCTGCGGGGGGCGCTGCTGGATGAGGCCCGGCCGCTCTTCGACCGATACCGAGCCATGTTCGCCCTGCGCGACGCTGGCGGGGAGGAGGCTGCCCTGGCGCTGGCCGAGG GCCTGCGCTGCGGCAGTGCCCTCTTCCGCCACGAGATCGGCTACGTCCTGGGCCAGCTGCAGCATGAGGCGGCCGTGCCCCAGTTGGTGGAGGCCCTGGCGCGACCCACCGAGAACCCCATGGTACGGCACGAGTGCGCGGAGGCCCTGGGGGCCATCGCCCGGCCTGCCTGCCTGGCCGCCCTGCGGGCCCACGCGGCAGACCCCGAGCGCGTGGTGCGGGAGAGCTGCGAGGTGGCCCTGGACATGTACGAGTATGAGACGGGGTCGGCCTTCCAGTACGCGGACGGGCTGGAGCACCTGCACCCACCCCCCTCCTAG